Proteins encoded by one window of Halomonas chromatireducens:
- a CDS encoding NAD-glutamate dehydrogenase → MQYETIETGRQDILKQLRERLDNRLEKERAEEVEAFARYFYATVPLEDLADRRLDDLYGATLSVWHFIQQHDPASPKVRVFNPDFEEHGWQSSHTFVAVLHEDMPFLVDSVRIELNRRGLTVHAIHNAVMAVERDAGHKLKRVCSPREEQAPDHRESLIAIEIDRHSTPAMLADIENALHDVLRDVRIAVGDYEAMSGRARGAIAELQDRCPDQVDPGDHEEAIAFLEWLVRDNFTFLGYDEYTIESGAGGDRLVRVSGSELGVFRLDLPRYQERIRTELGVEGNRFVLVPQLLSFAKSAHHARVHRPTYPDYISVDRYDDQGRVIGEHRFLGLFTSTVYNESPRNIPLLRRKLKAVMDIAGFNPKGHNGKQLLQILEVYPRDDLFQIETQELARTALGILDIRERRRVRIFVRTDLSGRFHSCLVFVPRDVFSTDLRLRIQQMLCEELDATFGDFNTYLSESVLARIQFILRFNSDVPREVNLKRLESKVAQLARSWRDELQEAMVEGFGEEQANELMERFRDAFPVSYREDFGCRTAVFDMQHLFELDEGEPLALSLYRLVEEEGSGVNLKLFQRDRPIPLSDVLPVMENLGLRVIGERPYEIDTPEVRYLLHDFDLEHHTSTEVSLQQMREPFIEAFRRIWVGEAENDSFNRLIIVANLDWREVAMLRTYARYLKQIRFGMSQDYIAATLANHPEITRELVRLFALRFDPAHRPDEEEVNACIERIVRHLDGVASLNDDQLLRRYMELIQATLRTNYYQRSTEGREKDYIAYKLDPRQITGIPKPCPAFEIFVCSPRVEGVHLRGGKVARGGLRWSDRHEDYRTEVLGLVKAQQVKNAVIVPVGAKGGFVCKRMPEGADRDTLQQEGIACYKTFIRALLDITDNRVGSEVVPPRDVVRHDDDDAYLVVAADKGTATFSDIANEISAEYGHWLGDAFASGGANGYDHKKMGITARGAWESVKRHFRSLGLDTQREEFSVLGIGDMAGDVFGNGMLLSDKIRLVGAFNHLHIFVDPNPDAAATFAERQRLFAMPRSSWEDFDAGLISEGGGIFKRSAKSIAITPQMKDVFGITEDRLSPNDLLRAMLRSPVDLLWNGGIGTYVKASGETDTEVGDKANDSLRINGRELRCRVVGEGGNLGLTQRGRMEAAENGVKVFTDFIDNAGGVNCSDHEVNIKILIDEVVKRGDMTDKQRNQLLADMTEEVADLVILDNYRQTQAIYLSQMLSQYGIGPYRRFISELEAQGHLDRELEFLPVDETIQERATTEQGMTLPELSVLISYSKSVLKGAVLASDVPDDPYIQQYLERIFPPVLVERFRDEMYDHRLKREIVTTQVANDLVDHMGIVFVRRLIDSTGASRADVARAYIVARDSFQLADTWEQIEALDNQIPSDIQYSMMLDLMRLIRRTTRWFLRQRLGLSTRDAIEYFAPRVAQLQESIGELLRGEEHERWERKRDELIEAGVPEGLACSVAAAGSLYGALGVIQAARQSDEKPQRVAEVFYEVGSRLELPWMIQQVTNLEVGDSWQAQARETFRDDIDRQQLALTVSVLKSEDGREPEERVDNWLQMHSSLHERWCRLIAEVRSGGSQASFPLFAVAVRELVDLAESNGES, encoded by the coding sequence ATGCAATACGAGACGATCGAGACAGGCAGGCAGGATATTCTCAAGCAACTGCGTGAGCGCCTGGATAACCGTCTGGAGAAGGAGCGGGCCGAAGAGGTGGAAGCCTTCGCCCGCTATTTCTACGCTACGGTACCGCTGGAGGACCTGGCCGATCGTCGGCTGGACGATCTCTATGGTGCCACCCTGTCGGTCTGGCACTTCATCCAGCAGCATGACCCTGCTTCGCCCAAGGTGCGGGTCTTCAACCCCGACTTTGAAGAGCACGGCTGGCAGTCGTCACACACCTTCGTTGCCGTCCTGCATGAGGATATGCCGTTTCTTGTCGACTCGGTGCGCATCGAACTCAACCGTCGTGGCCTCACCGTGCATGCCATCCATAATGCCGTGATGGCGGTGGAGCGGGACGCCGGACACAAGTTGAAGCGGGTCTGCTCCCCACGGGAAGAACAGGCCCCCGACCATCGTGAATCCCTGATCGCCATAGAGATCGACCGTCACTCGACCCCAGCCATGCTGGCCGATATCGAGAACGCGCTGCACGATGTACTGCGCGACGTGCGCATCGCCGTGGGTGATTACGAGGCGATGAGCGGTCGGGCGCGTGGTGCCATTGCGGAACTACAGGACCGCTGTCCCGATCAGGTTGATCCCGGCGATCACGAAGAAGCCATTGCGTTCCTCGAGTGGCTGGTACGAGACAACTTCACCTTCCTGGGCTATGACGAGTACACCATCGAATCCGGCGCCGGTGGAGATCGCCTGGTCAGGGTCTCCGGCAGTGAGCTGGGTGTGTTTCGTCTCGACCTGCCGCGCTACCAGGAGCGCATCCGTACGGAACTGGGCGTCGAGGGCAATCGCTTCGTGCTGGTGCCCCAACTGCTGTCGTTCGCCAAGAGTGCCCACCATGCCCGTGTGCATCGGCCGACCTACCCGGACTATATCTCCGTCGATCGTTACGACGACCAGGGCCGGGTCATCGGCGAGCATCGCTTCCTGGGGCTGTTCACTTCTACCGTCTACAATGAGTCGCCGCGCAACATTCCGCTTCTGCGGCGCAAGCTCAAGGCGGTAATGGATATCGCTGGTTTCAACCCCAAGGGTCACAACGGCAAGCAGCTGCTGCAGATCCTGGAAGTCTATCCGCGTGACGACCTGTTCCAGATCGAGACCCAGGAGCTGGCCAGGACGGCGCTGGGCATCCTCGACATACGCGAGCGCCGTCGGGTGCGCATCTTCGTGCGTACCGACCTCTCGGGCCGCTTCCACTCCTGTCTGGTCTTCGTGCCGAGGGATGTATTCTCCACGGACCTGCGCCTGCGCATCCAGCAGATGCTCTGCGAGGAGCTCGACGCCACTTTCGGGGATTTCAACACCTATCTCTCCGAGTCGGTGCTGGCCCGAATCCAGTTCATCCTGCGTTTCAACAGCGACGTGCCCCGGGAGGTCAACCTCAAGCGCCTCGAGTCCAAGGTGGCTCAGTTGGCGCGTAGCTGGCGCGATGAGCTGCAGGAGGCGATGGTCGAGGGCTTCGGCGAGGAGCAGGCCAATGAGCTGATGGAGCGCTTCCGCGATGCCTTTCCCGTCAGCTATCGGGAAGATTTTGGTTGCCGCACGGCCGTCTTCGATATGCAGCATCTGTTCGAGCTGGATGAGGGTGAGCCACTGGCGCTCTCGCTCTACCGTCTGGTCGAGGAGGAGGGCAGCGGTGTCAATCTCAAGCTTTTCCAGCGTGACCGCCCGATTCCGCTCTCCGACGTGCTGCCGGTGATGGAGAATCTGGGGCTGCGCGTGATTGGCGAGCGTCCCTATGAAATTGATACCCCGGAGGTGCGCTACCTACTGCATGACTTCGACCTCGAACACCACACCAGCACCGAGGTCAGCCTGCAGCAGATGCGTGAGCCTTTCATCGAGGCTTTTCGGCGAATCTGGGTCGGTGAAGCAGAGAATGACTCGTTCAACCGCCTGATTATCGTGGCCAATCTGGATTGGCGCGAGGTGGCGATGCTGCGCACCTACGCACGCTATTTGAAGCAGATTCGCTTCGGCATGTCCCAGGACTACATCGCGGCGACCCTGGCCAATCATCCGGAGATTACCCGTGAACTGGTCAGGCTCTTCGCGCTGCGCTTCGATCCGGCTCATCGTCCCGACGAGGAGGAGGTGAATGCGTGCATCGAGCGTATCGTCCGCCATCTCGACGGTGTGGCCAGTCTCAACGACGACCAGCTGCTGCGGCGCTACATGGAGTTGATCCAGGCAACGCTGCGGACCAACTATTATCAGCGCAGCACCGAGGGGCGTGAAAAGGATTACATCGCCTACAAGCTCGATCCCCGGCAGATTACCGGCATACCAAAGCCATGCCCGGCCTTTGAGATCTTCGTCTGCTCGCCGCGGGTGGAAGGGGTCCACCTGCGCGGCGGCAAGGTGGCCCGGGGTGGTCTTCGCTGGTCCGATCGACATGAGGATTATCGCACCGAGGTGCTGGGGCTGGTGAAAGCCCAGCAGGTCAAGAATGCCGTGATCGTCCCGGTGGGGGCCAAGGGCGGCTTCGTCTGCAAGCGCATGCCCGAGGGTGCCGATCGCGACACCCTCCAGCAGGAGGGCATCGCCTGCTACAAGACCTTCATCCGTGCCCTGCTCGATATCACCGACAACCGGGTGGGCAGCGAGGTGGTGCCGCCCAGGGACGTGGTGCGTCACGACGACGACGACGCCTACCTGGTGGTGGCGGCCGACAAGGGCACTGCGACCTTCTCCGATATCGCCAACGAGATCTCCGCCGAATACGGCCACTGGCTGGGCGACGCCTTTGCCTCCGGCGGTGCCAACGGCTACGACCACAAGAAGATGGGCATCACCGCCCGTGGCGCCTGGGAGTCGGTGAAGCGCCACTTCCGCAGCCTGGGGCTGGATACCCAGCGGGAGGAGTTCAGCGTACTTGGTATCGGTGACATGGCCGGCGATGTCTTCGGCAATGGCATGTTGCTGTCCGACAAGATCCGCCTGGTGGGTGCGTTCAACCACCTGCATATCTTCGTCGACCCCAATCCGGATGCCGCGGCCACCTTCGCCGAGCGTCAGCGACTCTTCGCCATGCCGCGTTCGAGCTGGGAGGATTTCGATGCCGGCCTGATTTCCGAAGGCGGCGGGATCTTCAAGCGCAGCGCCAAGTCGATCGCGATAACGCCACAGATGAAGGACGTCTTCGGCATCACCGAGGACCGGCTCTCGCCCAACGACCTGCTTCGCGCCATGCTGCGATCGCCGGTCGACCTGCTGTGGAACGGCGGGATCGGCACTTACGTGAAGGCGAGCGGCGAGACCGATACCGAGGTTGGCGACAAGGCCAACGATTCGCTGCGAATCAATGGTCGGGAACTGAGGTGTCGCGTGGTCGGCGAGGGCGGCAACCTGGGCCTGACCCAGCGCGGGCGCATGGAAGCCGCCGAAAATGGCGTGAAGGTCTTCACGGACTTCATCGACAATGCCGGCGGGGTGAACTGCTCGGATCATGAGGTCAACATCAAGATCCTCATCGATGAAGTGGTCAAGCGTGGTGACATGACCGACAAGCAGCGCAACCAGCTGCTCGCGGACATGACCGAGGAGGTCGCCGACCTGGTGATTCTCGACAACTATCGCCAGACCCAGGCGATCTACCTATCACAGATGCTCTCTCAATACGGTATCGGGCCCTATCGTCGCTTCATCAGCGAGCTGGAAGCCCAGGGGCATCTGGATCGGGAGCTGGAGTTCCTGCCGGTCGACGAGACGATCCAGGAGCGTGCCACTACCGAGCAGGGCATGACGCTGCCGGAGCTCTCGGTACTGATCTCCTACTCGAAGAGCGTGCTCAAGGGCGCCGTGCTCGCCTCCGACGTGCCCGACGACCCCTATATCCAGCAGTATCTGGAGCGGATCTTCCCACCGGTCCTGGTCGAGCGCTTCCGGGACGAGATGTACGATCACCGCTTGAAGCGCGAGATCGTCACGACCCAGGTGGCCAACGACCTGGTCGATCACATGGGCATCGTCTTCGTGCGTCGCCTGATCGACTCCACCGGGGCCAGCCGTGCCGATGTCGCCCGTGCCTATATCGTCGCCCGGGACAGCTTCCAGCTGGCTGACACCTGGGAGCAGATCGAGGCCCTGGACAACCAGATACCGAGCGACATCCAGTACTCCATGATGCTCGACCTGATGCGGCTGATCCGTCGTACCACCCGCTGGTTCCTTCGCCAGCGGCTGGGGCTCTCCACTCGGGATGCCATCGAGTACTTTGCCCCCCGGGTGGCACAGCTTCAGGAAAGCATCGGCGAGCTGCTCCGCGGTGAAGAGCATGAGCGCTGGGAGCGCAAGCGTGACGAGCTGATCGAGGCGGGTGTGCCGGAAGGACTGGCCTGTAGCGTGGCGGCAGCAGGCAGCCTGTACGGGGCACTGGGCGTCATACAGGCAGCACGTCAAAGCGATGAGAAGCCGCAGCGTGTCGCCGAAGTGTTCTATGAAGTTGGCAGCCGGCTGGAGCTTCCATGGATGATCCAGCAGGTGACCAATCTCGAGGTGGGAGACAGCTGGCAGGCCCAGGCACGCGAAACCTTCCGCGACGATATCGACCGGCAGCAGCTGGCGCTGACGGTCAGCGTGCTGAAATCGGAGGATGGGCGCGAACCGGAGGAGCGGGTCGACAACTGGCTGCAGATGCACAGTTCCCTGCATGAACGCTGGTGTCGTTTGATCGCCGAAGTTCGCAGCGGAGGCAGCCAGGCCAGTTTCCCGCTGTTTGCCGTGGCGGTCCGTGAGCTGGTCGACCTGGCGGAGAGCAACGGCGAGAGCTGA
- the murI gene encoding glutamate racemase encodes MSGPILIFDSGVGGLSVIAPMRRRLPNAALAYACDNAMMPYGTRPDDWLVTRILSVCSAAVAASGCSVLVLACNTASTLALDALRDRLAVPVVGTVPAIKPAAASSRSRHIGLLATSATVSRPYTDRLIREFAADCRVTRVAADALVGQAERLLAGETPDRRIVHDATAPLWAAEDLDTVVLGCTHFPLLGAYIAEAAPLGVRMIDSGEAIARRTAQVITCPAPRGERDRSFATALDSRLSRALEAFGFDAPQLLSLD; translated from the coding sequence ATGTCCGGCCCAATACTGATCTTCGACTCCGGCGTCGGCGGCCTGTCGGTCATTGCACCGATGCGCCGCCGGCTGCCGAATGCCGCCCTGGCCTACGCCTGCGACAATGCCATGATGCCCTACGGCACGCGGCCAGATGACTGGCTGGTGACGCGCATCCTGTCGGTCTGCAGTGCCGCGGTGGCGGCCAGTGGCTGTAGTGTGCTGGTGCTGGCCTGCAATACGGCCAGCACCCTGGCACTCGATGCGTTGCGCGACCGGCTTGCGGTGCCTGTCGTGGGCACAGTGCCGGCCATCAAGCCCGCCGCAGCGTCGAGTCGCAGTCGACACATCGGCCTGCTCGCCACCAGTGCGACGGTGTCCCGACCCTATACCGATCGCTTGATCCGGGAGTTCGCCGCCGACTGCCGGGTCACCCGCGTGGCGGCCGATGCCCTGGTGGGCCAGGCGGAACGGCTGCTGGCGGGCGAGACGCCGGATCGGCGCATTGTCCACGACGCTACGGCACCGCTTTGGGCAGCCGAGGATCTGGACACGGTGGTACTTGGCTGCACACACTTTCCCCTGCTTGGCGCCTATATTGCCGAGGCGGCACCCCTCGGGGTGCGCATGATCGACTCCGGCGAGGCCATCGCGCGCCGGACGGCCCAGGTGATCACTTGCCCTGCGCCTCGCGGGGAGCGTGACCGCAGCTTTGCCACTGCCCTGGATAGTCGCCTGAGCCGGGCCCTCGAGGCGTTTGGCTTCGACGCGCCGCAGCTGCTATCCCTCGATTGA
- a CDS encoding hemerythrin domain-containing protein: protein MLTQLRQDHANMARMLHVLQLKQKALASGERPNFQLVREVVDYILDYMEGFTVPLERVCTERLNVLAPESGALTERLSSDYQALRQRLLRLSSDIDMILMDAVVPMDRFAGDLKAYLDAHRAYLRDERELLFPLIREHFNDEDLERLAEALPDGAAAQLERLQAAYPELYAELREMPEPAT, encoded by the coding sequence ATGCTGACCCAGCTGCGTCAGGATCATGCCAATATGGCGCGCATGTTGCACGTCCTTCAGCTAAAGCAGAAGGCCCTTGCATCCGGCGAACGACCCAATTTCCAACTGGTCCGGGAGGTTGTCGACTACATACTCGACTACATGGAAGGATTTACAGTTCCGCTGGAGCGAGTCTGCACCGAGCGTCTCAATGTCCTGGCTCCTGAGAGCGGGGCCCTGACCGAGCGCCTGTCCAGCGACTATCAGGCCTTGCGCCAGCGCCTGTTACGGCTGTCCAGCGATATCGACATGATCCTGATGGATGCCGTGGTGCCCATGGATCGCTTCGCCGGGGACCTGAAGGCCTACCTCGATGCGCATCGGGCCTATCTGCGTGACGAGCGGGAGCTGCTCTTCCCGCTGATTCGCGAGCATTTCAACGATGAGGACCTGGAGCGACTGGCGGAAGCATTGCCCGACGGTGCAGCCGCTCAGCTTGAGCGGCTGCAGGCCGCCTACCCCGAGCTCTATGCCGAACTGCGGGAGATGCCCGAGCCGGCCACCTGA
- a CDS encoding replication-associated recombination protein A, with translation MDLFGQADDDTAPLAYRMRPRRLEDYVGQPALVGPGKPLRRMAETGTVRSMILWGPPGVGKTTLADILATESGSRLERLSAVMAGVKDIREAASRAEVARGQGQPTLMFLDEIHRLNKSQQDALLPHVESGLLTLIGATTENPSFEVNSALLSRARVHVLKPLDEAELITVMRQALGDNERGLGSRHITVDDEILGILARAAAGDARRALGLLETACDFTVADGDHERLPREALEAVMGHQASAFDKQGDYYYDLLSAIHKSIRSSRQDAALLYIARFIQGGGDPLDVVRRLAAIASEDVGNADPRALPLVISAWDAYLRLGDYEGQRAIAHAAIHLAVAPKSNAIDQAWHRAKAFVAAQPSLEVPGYLRNAPTKLMESLGHGQGYRYAHGEPEGYPAGSAHDCWPDGLPRQPFYQPSDHGQEKRYAQLMAWRAALDAQADESGA, from the coding sequence ATGGACCTGTTCGGCCAGGCCGATGACGACACGGCACCACTCGCCTACCGCATGCGGCCACGCCGCCTGGAGGACTACGTGGGCCAACCGGCTCTGGTGGGCCCCGGCAAGCCGCTACGGCGCATGGCAGAAACAGGCACGGTTCGCTCGATGATTCTCTGGGGCCCTCCGGGGGTAGGCAAGACCACCCTGGCTGATATCCTTGCCACGGAATCCGGCTCCCGGCTTGAGAGGCTCTCGGCGGTAATGGCCGGGGTCAAGGATATTCGCGAGGCGGCATCCCGAGCAGAGGTGGCGCGGGGGCAAGGCCAGCCGACGCTGATGTTCCTCGATGAGATTCACCGCCTCAACAAGAGCCAGCAGGATGCCCTGCTGCCCCACGTGGAGTCGGGCCTGCTGACACTGATCGGCGCCACTACCGAAAACCCCTCCTTCGAAGTCAACTCGGCGCTGCTCTCTCGGGCGCGCGTTCACGTGCTCAAGCCCCTCGACGAAGCCGAACTGATCACCGTGATGCGCCAGGCCCTGGGCGACAACGAACGCGGCCTGGGCAGCCGCCATATCACGGTCGATGACGAGATTCTCGGCATACTCGCCCGGGCCGCCGCCGGCGATGCCCGGCGCGCCCTGGGCCTGCTCGAGACGGCCTGCGACTTCACTGTCGCCGATGGCGATCACGAACGCCTGCCCCGGGAAGCGCTGGAGGCGGTGATGGGCCATCAGGCCAGCGCCTTCGACAAGCAGGGCGACTACTACTACGACCTGCTATCGGCCATCCACAAGTCAATCCGCTCCTCGCGGCAGGACGCCGCCCTGCTCTACATCGCCCGCTTCATCCAGGGCGGTGGCGACCCGCTGGACGTGGTTCGCCGGCTGGCCGCCATCGCCTCGGAGGACGTGGGCAACGCCGACCCTCGCGCCCTGCCGCTGGTCATCTCCGCCTGGGACGCCTACCTGCGCCTGGGGGACTACGAAGGCCAGCGTGCCATTGCCCACGCCGCCATTCATCTCGCCGTGGCCCCCAAGAGCAACGCCATCGACCAGGCATGGCATCGTGCCAAGGCGTTCGTGGCCGCCCAGCCGAGCCTGGAGGTGCCCGGCTACCTGCGCAATGCACCGACCAAGCTGATGGAGTCGCTGGGCCATGGCCAGGGGTATCGCTACGCCCACGGCGAACCGGAAGGCTACCCGGCGGGCAGCGCCCACGACTGCTGGCCCGACGGTCTGCCCCGCCAGCCGTTCTACCAGCCCAGCGATCACGGCCAGGAGAAGCGCTACGCCCAACTGATGGCCTGGCGTGCCGCGCTGGATGCCCAGGCCGATGAAAGCGGAGCGTGA
- the lolA gene encoding outer membrane lipoprotein chaperone LolA yields the protein MTVKKTLATLAMTLALPVAALASEGADRLATMLEPLETYQASFEQQILDGSGQRLQQANGTMWLSRPGKFRWEVDAPYQQEVISDGSEVYLYDPDLEQVTVQALDQRVTHTPALLLSGSASELTENYDVTRQQQGSNEVFRLVPKSPDTLFEELEMTFRGEELRGLEMTDSTGQRTAIEFRDVRLNQSIDDSRFTFDIPDGTDVIRDTH from the coding sequence ATGACTGTAAAGAAGACCCTTGCCACACTGGCCATGACGCTTGCACTGCCGGTTGCCGCCCTTGCCAGTGAAGGTGCGGATCGCCTGGCCACGATGCTGGAGCCACTGGAGACATACCAGGCCAGCTTCGAGCAGCAGATCCTCGACGGCAGCGGCCAGCGCCTGCAGCAGGCGAATGGCACCATGTGGCTGTCGCGCCCCGGCAAGTTCCGCTGGGAGGTTGACGCCCCCTATCAGCAGGAGGTTATCTCCGATGGCAGCGAAGTCTATCTCTACGACCCCGACCTCGAGCAGGTCACCGTGCAGGCGCTGGATCAGAGAGTCACACACACGCCGGCGCTGTTGCTCTCCGGCAGTGCCAGTGAGCTGACCGAGAATTACGACGTGACGCGCCAGCAGCAGGGCAGCAACGAGGTCTTCCGGCTGGTGCCGAAGTCGCCCGACACCCTGTTCGAGGAGCTGGAGATGACCTTCCGCGGCGAAGAGCTGCGGGGGCTGGAAATGACCGACAGCACCGGCCAGCGTACCGCCATCGAGTTTCGTGACGTGCGCTTGAACCAGTCCATCGATGACAGCCGCTTCACCTTCGACATTCCTGACGGCACCGATGTGATCCGCGACACCCACTGA